The proteins below come from a single Pandoraea apista genomic window:
- a CDS encoding aspartate aminotransferase family protein — MSQPIAVTRQTFDDVMVPNYAPAQMVPVRGEGSRMWDQQGREYVDFTGGIAVNALGHANPELVKVIEAQARKVWHIGNGYTNEPVLRLAKALTEATFADKAFFCNSGLEANEAALKLARRYAYDHAAERGGKEKSEIISFFNSFHGRSLFTVSVGGQAKYTEGFGPVPAGIMHLPYNDLKTVEATISDATAAVIVEPVQGEGGVLPADPAFLKGLRALCDKHGALLIFDEVQTGVGRTGTLYAYEQYGVTPDILTTAKALGNGYPIGGMLTTNKIAASFSPGTHGCTYGGNPLATAIAGRVLELINTAETLNGVKARHDHFVKGIEGINARHGVFEQVRGMGLLIGAVLKPAFAGRAKDIVVEAEKNGLMLLVAGGDVVRFAPSLNIPFADIDAGLASLEKAVAAVAATAKAA, encoded by the coding sequence CCCGTGCGCGGCGAAGGCTCGCGCATGTGGGACCAGCAAGGTCGTGAGTATGTCGATTTCACCGGCGGGATCGCGGTCAACGCGCTCGGCCATGCCAACCCTGAGCTGGTGAAGGTCATCGAAGCGCAGGCGCGCAAGGTCTGGCACATCGGCAACGGTTACACCAACGAGCCGGTGTTGCGTCTGGCCAAGGCGCTCACCGAGGCGACGTTTGCCGACAAGGCATTCTTCTGCAACTCGGGGCTCGAAGCCAACGAAGCCGCGCTCAAGCTCGCGCGCCGCTACGCTTACGATCACGCCGCCGAGCGCGGCGGCAAGGAAAAGAGCGAGATCATTTCGTTCTTCAACTCGTTCCACGGCCGTTCGCTCTTCACTGTCAGCGTGGGCGGTCAGGCGAAGTACACCGAAGGTTTCGGTCCGGTTCCCGCCGGCATCATGCACCTGCCGTACAACGATCTGAAGACGGTCGAGGCGACGATTTCCGACGCCACCGCAGCGGTCATCGTCGAGCCGGTGCAGGGCGAGGGCGGTGTGCTGCCGGCCGATCCGGCCTTCCTGAAGGGGCTGCGCGCCCTGTGCGACAAGCACGGCGCCCTGCTGATTTTCGACGAAGTGCAGACGGGCGTGGGCCGTACCGGCACGCTGTACGCCTACGAACAATATGGTGTGACGCCGGACATTCTGACCACTGCCAAGGCGCTGGGCAACGGGTACCCGATCGGTGGCATGCTCACCACGAACAAGATCGCGGCCAGCTTCTCGCCGGGCACGCATGGCTGCACGTACGGCGGCAATCCGCTTGCCACGGCCATCGCCGGGCGTGTGCTCGAACTGATCAATACGGCCGAGACGCTGAACGGCGTGAAGGCCCGTCACGATCATTTCGTCAAGGGCATTGAGGGTATCAACGCGCGTCATGGCGTGTTCGAGCAGGTGCGCGGCATGGGGCTGCTCATCGGGGCGGTACTCAAGCCGGCCTTTGCCGGTCGCGCCAAAGACATCGTGGTGGAAGCCGAGAAGAATGGCCTGATGCTGCTCGTGGCCGGCGGTGACGTGGTGCGTTTCGCGCCGTCGCTGAATATCCCGTTCGCCGATATCGATGCCGGTCTGGCGTCGCTGGAAAAGGCAGTGGCGGCCGTCGCTGCGACGGCGAAGGCAGCCTGA